In one Kluyveromyces marxianus DMKU3-1042 DNA, complete genome, chromosome 4 genomic region, the following are encoded:
- the OM45 gene encoding Om45p yields the protein MSNRAIIGTAVAVGAGYYLYQRQVQLKQQQAGQIPVSPIVHDQDTFELKGAKAGAKIDDISDDVKDKVSQYKTDADYKFQNIASQVESKKAGVADWAVDKLDRAKSNLEESRDKYQETTDNLKGNLDEYKNKDKPNAVVQAINNTKEAISTDIGNIKEGFIDDLKSVKSAIVGTTSEVHDHVVENVNELSDKSARKVDEAKEHFSQAASSGKRAVNQAAAEAKDTSNNILNWGFNKAEKVRAQAINEYDEANKKYQGLEKQYNESKKGLFGKGDPELKKQLDEAKSYVSDAKARVDQATREFTEKTAKNFNDMADQMHANDEELKRKGFLTWLRGKTDSQVEDPDVVANDSVRGFGETAEWLGREELDEKKRNQQAGPSEAQQRLERLRKIKEEGWFNQQAKDGKEAVKDVGKTVEGWGESASNKAKEDYDDLLKWKESARQGYQESAAAARDSAQQAVDSAKKRLEETRAELNKQTKHWWQFGAEKNEELQKAAKAKYDAAEKEYQSAVGTLNDWTDKASGKFWSSADDALHTARNAAGSVHETTIKGIDKAQDYVQDKK from the coding sequence ATGTCTAACAGAGCTATTATTGGAACAGCAGTTGCCGTGGGTGCGGGATATTATTTGTACCAGCGCCAGGTACAGTTGAAGCAACAACAGGCTGGTCAAATTCCTGTCTCCCCTATTGTCCACGACCAGGATACGTTTGAGCTAAAGGGTGCCAAGGCTGGCGCCAAAATAGACGACATCTCCGATGATGTCAAGGATAAGGTGTCGCAATACAAAACAGACGCAGACTACAAGTTCCAGAACATTGCCTCGCAGGTTGAGAGCAAGAAGGCCGGTGTGGCCGATTGGGCCGTGGACAAGTTGGACAGGGCAAAGTCCAACTTGGAagagtcacgtgataagTATCAGGAGACAACCGATAACTTGAAGGGCAACCTTGACGagtacaagaacaaggacaAGCCCAACGCCGTTGTGCAGGCCATTAACAACACAAAGGAGGCCATTTCCACTGATATCGGTAATATCAAGGAGGGTTTCATCGACGATCTGAAAAGCGTCAAGTCCGCTATTGTGGGGACGACTTCCGAAGTTCATGACCATGTCGTTGAGAACGTGAACGAGTTGTCCGACAAGAGTGCTCGCAAGGTTGACGAGGCCAAGGAGCATTTCTCCCAGGCAGCTTCTAGTGGTAAGCGTGCCGTGAATCAGGCTGCAGCCGAAGCCAAGGACACATCCAATAACATTTTGAATTGGGGATTCAACAAGGCGGAGAAGGTGCGTGCCCAGGCCATCAATGAGTACGATGAGGCCAATAAGAAGTACCAAGGGTTGGAGAAGCAGTACAACGAGTCAAAGAAGGGTCTCTTTGGTAAAGGGGATCCggaattgaagaagcaattGGACGAAGCAAAGTCTTACGTGAGCGATGCCAAGGCCAGAGTTGACCAGGCCACCAGGGAATTCACTGAAAAGACCGCAAAGAACTTCAACGACATGGCTGACCAGATGCATGCAAACGACGAGGAATTGAAGCGCAAAGGGTTTCTTACTTGGTTGAGAGGGAAAACTGACTCCCAGGTCGAAGACCCAGATGTTGTTGCAAATGACAGCGTGAGGGGCTTCGGTGAGACTGCTGAGTGGTTGGGCAGAGAGGAGTTGGacgagaagaagagaaaccaGCAAGCAGGTCCCAGTGAAGCACAGCAAAGATTGGAACGTTTGAGGAAGATCAAGGAGGAGGGATGGTTCAACCAGCAGGCAAAAGACGGTAAGGAGGCAGTCAAGGACGTGGGTAAAACTGTGGAAGGCTGGGGCGAGTCCGCGTCAAATAAGGCCAAGGAAGACTACGACGACTTACTGAAGTGGAAAGAGTCCGCCAGACAAGGATACCAGGAAtccgctgctgctgcacGTGACAGCGCCCAGCAGGCAGTGGACTCTGCTAAGAAACGATTGGAAGAGACTCGCGCGGAATTGAACAAGCAGACGAAGCATTGGTGGCAGTTTGGAGCTGAAAAGAACGAAGAACTGCAAAAAGCTGCCAAGGCCAAGTACGATGCTGCTGAGAAAGAGTACCAATCGGCAGTTGGGACTCTAAATGACTGGACTGATAAGGCGTCCGGCAAGTTTTGGAGCAGTGCCGATGATGCCTTGCATACCGCCAGAAATGCCGCCGGTAGCGTGCACGAAACGACTATTAAGGGAATAGACAAGGCACAAGACTACGTCCAAGACAAGAAATAA
- the MKS1 gene encoding Mks1p — protein sequence MGPKMYTSAESDRFQMLHSSSNVEHERDHTFLKVTPTLFTQDKLPLFDSLDLYTSLIKCSKFMEQGERLHNLSWRIINKSLLKDQNINKSKKRDGVRNLYNVINPIKQTHSFLHLQQKPKSIQNGTALKTNGVSNHSTNDTSNNNPIDDDHNNRTTTTTTTTPNDKTNNNTNNNADPSNARLNALNNSHSHSRATSALSQISISKKLLSTKSVSPEPVMKSMDTPSRSQSTTPHLRKEAVRKKITMSPELVMSATNDIHPSHHGSIPNHSTISESRLDGQSQTSLFSRNPSSKSLFAKNAHSAIGTGNNSNNSSAKGSTENLKTTKADRTLGETKNTSANTTTDHKNMFFSSEDEESDWDSLSDDSDIYDDDEDNDQYYENQWEELMFSKTNTNQAANHVVSKESGEKKSLLSGLFMQEKQVKSQSVSPPGSASVIKPLEGLPAGASKSIKNSTQNSEPILVRSPDSALKFRIDSDRSNFLSQNHPAGVPIQSQPVAPETSDIVAVGSVTPSSSWQNKGLPIPPAFERSRRLGSFSSIVSDTTRERYYHESNAPPAAQTILPTALSTHMFLPNNIHQQRMALRGGLNNYSQSSGTGREREREKVASRRQSMDIPSKNRNNSFIKTRMEISEEESFARVYARGAKK from the coding sequence ATGGGTCCTAAGATGTACACTAGTGCCGAGAGTGATCGGTTTCAAATGCTTCATTCGAGCAGTAATGTCGAGCACGAGCGTGATCACACTTTTTTGAAGGTGACACCCACACTATTCACACAGGATAAACTGCCGTTGTTCGACTCGCTGGATTTGTACACATCGCTCATCAAATGCAGCAAGTTCATGGAACAAGGAGAACGGCTCCACAACCTCAGTTGGAGAATCATCAACAAATCTCTGTTGAAAGACCAGAACATTAACAAGTCGAAAAAGCGCGATGGTGTACGGAACCTATACAATGTGATCAACCCgataaaacaaacacatTCCTTCCTGCATCTGCAGCAGAAGCCTAAATCGATACAAAATGGCACCGCGTTGAAAACAAACGGCGTCTCAAACCATAGCACTAATGATactagtaataataatccTATTGATGATGACCATAATAATcgtactactactaccactaccactactCCTAATGATAaaactaataataacactaataataatgctGATCCTAGTAATGCACGTCTTAATGCCCTTAATAATTCTCACAGTCATTCTAGAGCTACTTCTGCTCTCTCACAGATTTCCatatcaaagaaactgTTATCTACAAAGTCTGTGTCTCCAGAACCGGTAATGAAAAGCATGGACACTCCTTCAAGATCACAGTCCACCACCCCACATTTAAGAAAAGAAGCGGTAAGGAAGAAAATCACTATGTCCCCAGAATTGGTGATGTCAGCTACAAATGATATTCATCCTTCTCATCACGGTTCCATCCCTAACCACTCTACTATATCGGAATCCAGGCTAGATGGCCAATCTCAAACGTCATTATTTAGTAGGAATCCTTCTAGTAAGTCTCTATTTGCGAAAAACGCACATTCAGCTATTGGAACAGGAAACAACTCGAACAACTCCTCTGCAAAAGGTTCAACGGAGAACCTCAAGACAACAAAAGCAGATCGTACGTTGGgagaaacaaagaacacATCAGCGAACACTACCACTGATCATAAAAACATGTTTTTCAGCAGtgaggatgaagaatcTGACTGGGATTCACTCTCTGATGATAGCGATATatacgatgatgatgaagataatGACCAGTACTATGAAAATCAATGGGAGGAGCTAATGTTCTCGAAAACAAATACAAATCAAGCTGCAAACCATGTAGTCTCCAAGGAATCgggagaaaagaaaagtctATTGTCAGGTTTGTTTATGCAAGAAAAGCAAGTCAAATCCCAATCAGTGTCTCCTCCAGGGAGTGCATCTGTTATCAAGCCTTTGGAAGGGTTACCAGCAGGCGCTTCAAAGAGtatcaaaaattcaacGCAAAATTCAGAACCTATTTTGGTAAGATCGCCGGATAGCGCTTTGAAATTCCGCATTGATTCGGACCGCAGCAATTTCTTGTCTCAAAACCACCCAGCAGGTGTTCCAATCCAATCACAACCAGTTGCACCTGAAACGTCTGACATAGTGGCAGTTGGGTCTGTGACTCCTTCGAGTTCGTGGCAAAACAAAGGTTTGCCTATTCCTCCGGCATTTGAGCGTTCTAGACGCCTCGGTTCCTTCAGTAGTATTGTCAGCGATACTACCAGAGAGCGCTATTATCATGAGTCAAATGCTCCTCCAGCTGCACAAACTATATTGCCAACAGCATTGTCAACGCATATGTTCTTGCCAAATAACATTCATCAACAACGGATGGCACTACGAGGAGGTCTTAATAATTATTCCCAGAGTTCAGGTACTGGTAGGGAGAGAGAACGAGAAAAAGTGGCTTCAAGACGGCAATCTATGGATATTCCATCAAAGAACAGAAATAATTCCTTCATCAAAACTAGAATGGAAATATCAGAGGAGGAGAGCTTTGCAAGAGTTTACGCCCGTGGTGCTAAGAAATGA
- the IMP4 gene encoding snoRNA-binding rRNA-processing protein IMP4 — protein sequence MLRRQARERREYLYRKAQELQESQLQQKRQIIKQALAQGKPLPKELAEDEQLQKDFQYDESAQEQIDDEYSATSGIAEPKVIVTTSRDPSTRLSQFAKEIKLLFPTSVRLNRGNYVMPNLVDACQKSGTSDLIVLHEHRGVPTSLTVSHFPHGPTAYFTLHNVVLRHDILNSGNQSEVNPHLIFDNFTTPLGKRVETILKHLFPPGPKKDAARVITFANRGDFISVRQHVYVRTRDGVELAEVGPRFEMKLFELRLGTLENKDADVEWQLRRFVRTANRKDYL from the coding sequence ATGCTAAGAAGACAGGCCCGTGAGAGGAGAGAATATTTGTACCGTAAGGCGCAAGAGCTTCAGGAATCCCAGCTTCAACAGAAGCGTCAAATAATCAAACAAGCTCTAGCACAAGGTAAACCATTACCAAAGGAACTTGCCGAAGATGAACAGCTACAAAAGGACTTCCAGTATGATGAAAGTGCCCAAGAACAAATTGATGATGAGTATAGCGCCACAAGTGGTATTGCAGAACCAAAGGTCATAGTTACTACCTCCAGAGATCCAAGTACAAGACTATCTCAGTTTGCTAAAGAGATAAAGCTACTATTCCCCACTTCTGTTAGATTGAATAGAGGTAACTACGTTATGCCCAATCTAGTTGATGCCTGTCAAAAATCCGGAACTTCAGACTTGATCGTTCTTCATGAACACAGAGGTGTGCCAACATCACTTACAGTATCACATTTCCCCCATGGACCAACCGCCTACTTTACATTACACAACGTTGTCTTGAGACACGATATATTGAACTCTGGGAACCAGAGTGAGGTAAACCCACATCTAATTTTTGACAACTTCACAACTCCACTAGGTAAAAGAGTAGAAACAATACTTAAGCATCTCTTCCCTCCAGGACCAAAGAAAGACGCTGCCAGAGTAATAACATTTGCCAACAGAGGAGATTTCATCAGCGTAAGACAGCACGTTTACGTAAGAACTAGAGATGGTGTTGAACTAGCGGAAGTAGGACCTAGATTTGAAATGAAACTATTTGAGTTGAGATTAGGTACTCTCGAAAACAAGGATGCTGATGTCGAATGGCAACTAAGAAGATTCGTGAGAACTGCAAACAGAAAGGATTATCTATGA
- a CDS encoding viable in a HAL3 SIT4 background protein 2 — MSHQELSLSGDDKGLDSRADTLTLSNSNLDLNLNMSPGVSGYDDAGSIHSESSMIFERNVEDPYSQVFSNPRLASLSRSGSHANLGFDSPQQDGSGGSAGLPAGSYNGYPVPLSRKQSNAGSFVSHHTLENLVAPALDEGVTIVNDDSTDLEAVEMIYSRRPSTIGLDMALGRTRTSSFSETATLNAQAQGAGANPRLMRTNSASQSSGPETRPRVLRFYSYADMLSDENSQNPRRPSITQSLSSTLLRQQQQQQQPGGPGLPHDPYQSTSPSFSNPFLSSQALASSAAPGNGVQPPTSPLDAQRKYSNVSIPPLSVTTRHYSNNMLSRSPNTTAAPAAHRLSSWPLMIPHNTNSALLRKSHFQIESSGSECSDEETDRDHHRSNSNNSNASNNSNSKAKTIPNSTNINSPNYTQYRHSDRDLPSAGTLNTSPPNQQQGLRLSRTSTQGSGFGKKLSPPAYKARAYSNASSNSPYHTNLSRSSFSSANTQRLDDILFDEQLQSNTVSEVLKKKLTNDI; from the coding sequence ATGAGCCACCAGGAATTGTCTTTATCGGGAGATGATAAGGGCTTGGACAGCAGGGCGGACACGTTGACGCTGTCAAACTCGAACTTGGACCTGAACCTCAACATGAGCCCAGGAGTGTCCGGATACGACGATGCTGGGTCGATCCATAGCGAGTCGTCGATGATTTTTGAGCGAAATGTGGAAGACCCTTATTCGCAGGTGTTTTCGAACCCAAGGCTTGCGTCGCTCTCGCGGTCGGGTTCCCACGCTAACCTGGGATTCGACTCGCCCCAACAGGACGGCAGTGGTGGTAGTGCTGGGTTGCCAGCCGGCTCCTATAATGGATACCCGGTACCCCTGTCGAGAAAACAGTCCAACGCAGGCTCGTTTGTCTCGCACCACACGCTCGAAAACCTCGTCGCTCCGGCTCTAGACGAAGGTGTCACTATCGTGAACGACGACTCGACCGACCTGGAGGCAGTAGAGATGATTTACTCCAGAAGACCTTCCACCATCGGCTTGGATATGGCCTTGGgcagaacaagaacaagctCGTTTTCGGAAACGGCAACCCTAAACGCACAGGCACAGGGCGCGGGCGCAAACCCAAGACTCATGAGAACCAACAGCGCGTCCCAGAGCTCTGGCCCGGAAACAAGACCAAGAGTGCTACGTTTTTACTCGTACGCTGATATGCTTTCCGACGAAAACTCCCAAAACCCAAGAAGACCCTCCATCACACAGTCCCTCTCCTCTACGCTTCTAagacagcagcagcagcagcaacaaccaGGCGGCCCAGGGCTTCCTCATGACCCTTACCAGTCCACCTCTCCAAGCTTCTCAAACCCTTTCCTCAGCTCTCAAGCACTGGCCTCCAGTGCAGCTCCAGGAAACGGCGTCCAACCACCAACTAGCCCTCTTGACGCACAGCGCAAGTACTCAAACGTCTCGATACCCCCACTCTCCGTCACCACAAGACATTACTCCAATAACATGCTTTCGCGCTCCCCAAACACAACCGCTGCTCCAGCTGCCCATCGTCTTAGCTCGTGGCCATTGATGATCCCCCATAACACCAACAGTGCCCTCCTACGCAAATCGCACTTCCAAATCGAGTCCAGTGGAAGCGAGTgttctgatgaagaaaccgATCGCGACCACCACAGGAGCAACTCAAACAACTCAAACGCTAGTAACAACTCCAACTCCAAGGCAAAGACCATCCCTAATTCAACAAACATCAACTCTCCAAACTACACCCAGTATCGTCACTCTGATCGCGATTTACCCAGTGCTGGCACTCTCAATACCTCGCCCCCTAACCAACAGCAGGGCTTACGTTTGTCTCGTACTTCCACCCAGGGCTCCGGTTTCGGGAAGAAGTTATCTCCTCCAGCCTACAAGGCAAGAGCCTACTCCAACGCCAGTAGCAACTCTCCGTACCATACTAATCTAAGCAGAAGCTCGTTTTCTAGCGCAAACACTCAGAGGTTGGACGACATTCTCTTCGATGAACAACTACAGTCTAATACGGTTAGTGAGgtgttaaagaagaagctaacTAATGACATATAA
- the FMS1 gene encoding polyamine oxidase: MSTPTHYTALVIGAGIAGLKACNELHANGIDSVICIESRDRIGGRLHAEQGRNGKYEVGAAWHHDTLSNGLFLEELSLPAEERADFVFDDEDATCLVDKNSGIVNVDQLDTLRHEFERWVEMKYYQSLGVKDLPYFDLCIEFCYQKRDLLTNDQLFHLPQLLRYMELWHGVDWYGLSGKFSGIEHNGRNALVFSYDKIVSRIAKPIKDKIHLNESVSLVKKLPNGGFQVQSDKGNYTCDYCIVTVPQSVLTFSCKDPEPSAKTAARIQFDPPLNSAITEALTEKSSFGSLGKVIFEFDKVKWSTKCGRFLTAHEQPQDFVETVRNSDDLHHLLSTMREKLPRSNDDSWKNPTYIVNLAKRTGIPTFVALTQQPLTEYLETLSKEEVEQFYRPVINKLLHSLDAQDYICDLQDKIPDSDSEAPVLKNIITTKWSSDPFALGAYSACKPGDDPMDLVIALSAGQGNLRFAGEHTIMDGAGCAYGAWESGKREAKYILDKVFTR, translated from the coding sequence ATGTCCACCCCCACGCACTACACAGCCCTCGTCATTGGCGCGGGCATCGCAGGCCTCAAGGCCTGCAACGAGCTGCATGCCAACGGAATCGATTCAGTGATCTGCATtgagtcacgtgaccgCATCGGCGGACGTCTCCACGCAGAGCAAGGCCGCAACGGCAAGTACGAGGTGGGCGCCGCGTGGCACCACGACACCTTGAGCAACGGCTTGTTCCTCGAGGAACTCAGCCTACCAGCAGAGGAACGCGCAGACTTCGTCTTCGACGACGAGGACGCTACCTGTCTCGTCGACAAGAACTCCGGCATCGTCAACGTCGACCAGCTCGATACCTTGAGACACGAGTTCGAACGCTGGGTCGAAATGAAATACTACCAATCACTCGGCGTCAAAGACCTCCCATACTTCGACCTCTGTATCGAATTCTGCTACCAGAAAAGAGACTTGCTCACAAACGACCAATTGTTCCACTTGCCCCAATTGCTCAGGTATATGGAATTGTGGCACGGTGTTGATTGGTACGGCCTTAGCGGCAAGTTCTCGGGCATCGAACACAACGGCAGAAATGCCCTCGTCTTCTCCTACGATAAAATCGTCTCAAGAATCGCAAAACCAATAAAAGACAAGATCCACCTCAACGAGTCCGTGTCCCTTGTGAAAAAATTGCCCAACGGCGGGTTCCAAGTGCAATCAGATAAGGGCAATTACACCTGCGATTACTGTATAGTTACCGTGCCTCAATCCGTCCTCACTTTCTCCTGCAAGGACCCCGAGCCCTCCGCCAAGACCGCAGCAAGAATCCAGTTCGATCCACCGCTAAACTCTGCCATCACCGAGGCATTGACGGAAAAATCGTCCTTCGGATCCTTGGGGAAAGTCATCTTCGAGTTCGACAAAGTGAAATGGTCCACCAAGTGCGGCAGATTCCTTACCGCTCATGAACAACCACAGGATTTTGTCGAAACCGTTAGAAACTCAGATGACTTGCACCATCTGCTATCCACAATGAGAGAAAAACTACCAAGAAGCAACGACGATAGTTGGAAAAATCCAACATACATTGTTAACTTGGCTAAGCGTACCGGAATCCCAACTTTCGTCGCGCTCACTCAACAACCTCTCACAGAATACTTGGAAACGctatcaaaagaagaagtggaacAATTCTACAGACCAgtcatcaacaaattgCTCCACTCCCTAGACGCTCAAGATTACATCTGTGATCTACAAGACAAGATCCCAGATTCTGACTCTGAAGCACCCGtcttgaaaaatatcatcaCCACGAAATGGTCTTCCGACCCATTCGCTCTCGGTGCTTACAGCGCTTGCAAACCGGGAGACGACCCAATGGATTTGGTCATCGCATTGAGTGCGGGCCAGGGCAACTTGAGATTCGCTGGTGAACATACCATCATGGATGGTGCAGGTTGCGCTTATGGTGCTTGGGAAAGTGGTAAAAGAGAAGCTAAGTATATCCTTGACAAAGTATTTACAAGATAA
- the MAC1 gene encoding Mac1p, with protein sequence MIIFNGEKYSCVSCIRGHRSSSCKHSDRMLVKVRTRGRPSPLDVRKVILVDKNSRVDVPDGQSQNQGQNPGQVQGQSESAMEDDTEPLCTGMNKQPVLFLRAIATKKALLVDGNLKILVASESSTPDSEVTRELQMKEDEKKFVSEHEFLLQHSTRPTAAACSSCSGKNKQLLSRGDDEFSAGTVSKRLKVENDNSSMDLSIAADGSTIPSSNSNSNSNDNHKSQNPHMFQDSVVQLFTQKGAYLSTTCSCDDNCGCNNCLIHREEEELEKYLHGLQQPLINLGSAHLFTTTNNNKSDHISIQNQDPSETDLLNPINIGANAQGYSEICLCDHNLCECPNCLFHPEEHITLSDILIHGVLHYKWKKKTVIHYKNKAIRSKYWWDFLTSQVPSLSTEGLRSLDLIKWFDNLVLSNIVELPDVNDYGYFSKHIDGAKHINNVTESANPHLKMHNNHNGRGDEDAGTHCMNNSGKNIEKENLSFANDPRAANASTSYMIL encoded by the coding sequence ATGATAATTTTCAATGGAGAAAAGTACTCGTGTGTCTCTTGCATTAGAGGGCATCGATCTTCTTCGTGCAAGCACAGCGACCGGATGCTCGTCAAGGTTCGTACCAGAGGGAGACCTTCACCATTAGATGTGAGAAAAGTCATTTTGGTGGACAAGAACTCGCGGGTCGATGTGCCAGACGGCCAAAGCCAAAACCAAGGACAAAACCCAGGCCAAGTCCAGGGACAGAGCGAAAGTGCGATGGAAGATGATACAGAACCGTTGTGCACTGGGATGAACAAACAGCCGGTGCTTTTCCTAAGAGCTATTGCAACCAAGAAGGCCCTTCTTGTCGATGGGAACTTGAAGATTTTGGTCGCGTCGGAGTCAAGTACGCCGGACTCAGAGGTGACACGAGAATTACAGATGAAAGAGGATGAGAAGAAGTTTGTTTCAGAGCACGAGTTTTTGCTCCAACACTCGACACGGCCCACCGCAGCTGCATGCAGCAGCTGTTCGGGCAAGAACAAACAGCTTTTGAGTCGCGGAGACGATGAGTTCTCCGCAGGAACCGTATCGAAACGGCTAAAGGTGGAAAATGATAACTCATCTATGGATCTTTCCATTGCGGCAGATGGCTCCACTATCCCAtccagcaacagcaacagcaacagcaatgACAATCACAAATCACAAAATCCACATATGTTCCAGGACTCTGTTGTGCAATTGTTCACACAGAAAGGCGCGTACTTGAGTACAACATGCTCTTGTGACGATAACTGTGGTTGCAACAACTGTCTAATACAcagggaagaagaagaacttgagAAATATTTACATGGACTACAACAACCGCTAATTAATCTAGGGAGTGCTCATCTTTTCACGACCacgaacaacaacaagtcGGACCACATATCGATCCAGAATCAAGACCCCTCAGAAACAGATTTGCTAAATCCCATCAACATCGGTGCCAATGCGCAAGGTTACAGCGAGATATGCCTGTGTGATCACAATTTGTGCGAATGCCCCAACTGCTTATTTCATCCAGAAGAACACATAACTCTATCTGATATACTGATACACGGCGTCTTGCACTAtaaatggaagaagaaaactgtAATACactacaagaacaaggCTATACGATCAAAATACTGGTGGGATTTCCTCACTTCACAAGTACCATCGCTGAGTACAGAAGGACTTCGATCTTTGGATCTAATTAAGTGGTTTGACAATCTTGTGCTGTCGAATATAGTTGAGTTGCCAGACGTGAATGATTATGGCTACTTTTCGAAGCATATAGATGGCGCTAAACACATTAATAACGTTACAGAGAGTGCAAATCCGCACCTTAAAATGCATAACAATCATAACGGCAGAGGAGACGAAGACGCAGGGACACATTGTATGAATAATAGTGGGAAGAATATCGAGAAGGAAAATTTGAGCTTCGCGAATGACCCTAGGGCTGCCAATGCTAGTACCTCCTATATGATTCTTTAG
- the UBC7 gene encoding E2 ubiquitin-conjugating protein UBC7, whose amino-acid sequence MSKTAQKRLLKELQKLTKDSPEGILASPVDDSNLFQWDCLIMGPPDSCYEGGVFNARLDFPKDYPLNPPKLTFQPSILHPNIYPNGEVCISILHSPGSDPNMYEHECERWSPVQSVEKILLSVMSILSEPNIESGANIDACILWRDNRPEFERQVKLNLLKSLGF is encoded by the coding sequence ATGTCCAAGACCGCGCAAAAACGTTTGCTCAAAGAACTACAGAAATTGACGAAGGATAGTCCCGAAGGAATCCTTGCAAGTCCAGTTGATGATTCGAACTTGTTCCAATGGGATTGTCTCATCATGGGTCCTCCAGACTCGTGCTACGAGGGCGGTGTTTTCAACGCCAGATTGGACTTCCCCAAGGACTATCCCTTGAACCCTCCAAAACTCACGTTCCAGCCAAGCATTCTCCATCCAAATATCTACCCTAACGGCGAAGTATGCATATCCATCTTGCACTCGCCCGGATCAGACCCAAACATGTATGAACATGAGTGCGAGAGATGGTCGCCCGTGCAAAGTGTCGAGAAGATTTTGCTCAGCGTCATGAGCATCTTGAGCGAGCCAAACATCGAGTCCGGGGCCAACATCGATGCCTGCATTCTCTGGAGAGACAACAGGCCCGAATTCGAAAGACAGGTCAAGTTGAACTTGCTCAAGTCCTTGGGTTTCTAA
- the DCW1 gene encoding putative mannan endo-1,6-alpha-mannosidase: MKCWKLMLTTLTAFLTVASGIDLDVDDLNSLQKATSLVSSGLMDYYTGLQKGQTIGMFASPSYWWQAGGAWGSILDYWYYMQNDTYNSILTQALLYQTGDNNDYMPLNQTVTEGNDDQAFWGFVVMAAAERNYPNPPKDQPQWLYLAQAVFNTMASRWDSDTCGGGLRWQIFTWNSGYDYKNSVSNAALFHMASRLARYTGNSTYADWATKVYDWMQDVGMLTDKDENSSFVYDGASIENNCTKIVKYQWTYNQGLILSGSAYMYNHTGSELWHKRTKDFLNSASVFFNSTNNIMYEAACQGSGYCNNDQRSFKAYFSRFLGLTAQLVPETRDDIMKLLKASAKGAAQSCSGGTDGHTCGLNWFYDGWDGKYGLGEQMAALEVMQNLRCLDRPAPLTANTGGTSVGNPAAGTEQSPSNLSPLTITHGDKAGAGIITAVIGITIIGSVVWLVL, encoded by the coding sequence ATGAAGTGTTGGAAACTGATGCTGACGACGCTTACTGCGTTCTTGACTGTAGCCAGTGGTATTGATCTAGACGTTGATGATTTAAATTCGTTGCAAAAGGCGACTTCtctggtttcttctggtttgATGGATTATTACACGGGTCTGCAGAAGGGCCAGACTATCGGTATGTTCGCGAGCCCCAGTTACTGGTGGCAAGCCGGTGGTGCTTGGGGTTCTATTCTCGATTACTGGTACTATATGCAAAATGATACATACAATTCGATCCTAACGCAAGCGTTGCTCTACCAGACCGGTGACAACAACGATTATATGCCTTTGAACCAGACAGTGACCGAGGGTAACGATGATCAAGCGTTCTGGGGGTTCGTCGTGATGGCAGCCGCAGAGAGAAACTATCCAAACCCACCAAAGGATCAACCCCAGTGGTTATATTTAGCGCAAGCGGTGTTCAATACGATGGCTTCTCGTTGGGATTCCGATACGTGTGGTGGTGGGCTCAGATGGCAGATTTTCACTTGGAACTCGGGTTACGACTACAAGAACTCGGTTTCGAACGCAGCTTTGTTCCATATGGCTTCGAGATTGGCCCGTTACACGGGTAATTCTACTTACGCTGACTGGGCTACTAAGGTGTACGACTGGATGCAGGATGTCGGTATGTTGACTGATAAGGATGAGAACAGTTCCTTCGTGTACGATGGTGCCTCCATCGAGAATAACTGTACCAAGATCGTCAAGTATCAATGGACTTACAACCAGGGCCTAATCTTGAGTGGGAGCGCTTACATGTACAACCACACAGGTTCCGAACTATGGCATAAGAGAACGAAAGATTTCCTGAACTCTGCTAGCGTGTTCTTCAACTCAACTAATAACATCATGTACGAGGCAGCTTGTCAAGGTAGTGGTTACTGTAACAACGATCAACGTTCTTTTAAAGCCTACTTCTCAAGATTTTTGGGTTTGACTGCTCAGTTGGTCCCCGAAACGAGAGATGACATCATGAAATTGCTCAAGGCATCTGCTAAAGGTGCTGCTCAATCGTGCTCCGGTGGTACAGATGGTCACACTTGTGGTTTGAATTGGTTTTACGACGGTTGGGATGGTAAATATGGTCTAGGTGAACAAATGGCCGCCTTAGAAGTTATGCAAAACCTTAGATGTCTGGATAGACCTGCACCACTAACAGCAAATACTGGTGGTACTTCTGTGGGTAACCCTGCTGCAGGTACCGAACAGTCGCCATCCAATTTGTCGCCATTAACTATAACACATGGGGACAAGGCCGGTGCCGGTATCATTACTGCAGTAATCGGTATAACTATTATTGGATCTGTTGTATGGTTGGTACTTTAA